A single window of Providencia alcalifaciens DNA harbors:
- the pyrI gene encoding aspartate carbamoyltransferase regulatory subunit, which yields MTHDHKLQVEAIRCGTVIDHIPAQIGFKLLKLFKLTKTDERITIGLNLPSSNMGKKDIIKIENTFLTPEQANQLAMYAPEATVNRIEDYQVVEKLDLKLPEQIDSVLVCPNSNCISHNEPVSSSFRIKKRAKHVALTCKFCEKEFDRDAVINNQ from the coding sequence ATGACACACGACCATAAATTACAAGTTGAAGCCATCCGTTGCGGCACTGTCATCGACCATATCCCTGCTCAAATTGGGTTCAAATTACTGAAGCTGTTTAAGCTCACCAAAACCGATGAACGCATCACTATCGGGCTCAATTTACCCTCCAGCAATATGGGTAAAAAAGACATTATCAAAATCGAAAATACCTTTTTAACCCCGGAACAAGCTAACCAATTAGCGATGTATGCGCCGGAAGCTACCGTTAATCGCATTGAAGATTATCAAGTAGTCGAAAAATTAGACCTGAAATTACCAGAGCAAATCGACAGCGTATTAGTGTGCCCAAACAGCAACTGTATTAGCCATAATGAGCCCGTTTCCAGCAGTTTCCGCATTAAAAAACGCGCGAAACATGTGGCATTAACCTGCAAATTCTGTGAAAAAGAGTTCGATAGAGACGCCGTGATCAATAATCAGTAA
- the ridA gene encoding 2-iminobutanoate/2-iminopropanoate deaminase, which translates to MSYEISTENAPAAIGPYVQGVDLGSMVMTSGQIPVDPKTGNVPEDIAAQTRQSLANVKAILEKAGLGVANIVKTTVFVKDLNDFGTVNATYEEFFKQHNAPFPARSCVEVARLPKDVKIEIEAIAVRK; encoded by the coding sequence ATGTCATACGAAATCAGCACCGAAAATGCACCAGCCGCTATTGGTCCTTACGTTCAAGGCGTCGATTTAGGCAGTATGGTTATGACTTCAGGTCAAATTCCTGTTGATCCAAAAACCGGTAATGTCCCTGAGGATATCGCAGCACAAACTCGTCAGTCACTGGCAAACGTAAAAGCGATTTTAGAAAAAGCAGGTCTGGGCGTTGCTAACATCGTAAAAACCACCGTTTTTGTGAAAGATTTAAATGATTTCGGTACCGTTAACGCCACTTACGAAGAGTTTTTTAAACAACATAATGCGCCATTCCCTGCGCGTTCTTGCGTTGAAGTTGCGCGTCTGCCAAAAGATGTGAAAATCGAAATCGAAGCTATCGCAGTACGTAAATAG
- the pyrB gene encoding aspartate carbamoyltransferase produces the protein MPNPLYHRDIISINDLDKTDLELVLKVAASLKQQPQPEFLKHKVIASCFFEASTRTRLSFETAIHRLGASVVGFSDSANTSLGKKGETLADTISVISQYVDAIVMRHPQEGAARLASQFSGSVPIINAGDGSNQHPTQTLLDLFTIQETQGRLDNLKIAMVGDLKYGRTVHSLTQALSKFEGNHFYFISPEVLSMPAHILNILDEKGATYSLHNNVDEVIPEVDILYMTRVQKERLDPSEYANVKAQFILRAQDLHSAKDNLKVLHPLPRIDEITVDVDSTPYAYYFQQAGNGIYARQALLSLVLNKELAI, from the coding sequence ATGCCGAATCCGTTATATCACCGCGACATAATCTCAATTAACGATTTAGATAAAACCGACCTTGAATTAGTCCTTAAAGTGGCTGCTTCATTAAAGCAGCAACCTCAACCTGAGTTTCTGAAGCATAAGGTTATCGCTAGCTGTTTCTTCGAAGCATCGACACGTACCCGCCTGTCATTCGAAACCGCCATTCATCGTTTAGGGGCATCTGTCGTCGGCTTCTCCGATAGCGCCAACACCTCATTAGGTAAGAAAGGCGAGACGCTTGCAGACACCATTTCCGTTATCAGCCAGTACGTGGATGCGATTGTGATGCGCCACCCGCAGGAAGGTGCCGCGCGTTTAGCCAGCCAGTTTTCTGGTTCGGTTCCGATTATCAACGCAGGCGATGGCTCTAACCAGCACCCTACCCAAACCCTGTTAGACCTGTTTACTATCCAAGAAACTCAAGGTCGCTTAGATAACCTGAAAATCGCGATGGTCGGTGACCTGAAATATGGCAGAACAGTGCATTCACTGACTCAAGCGCTATCGAAGTTTGAAGGAAACCACTTCTACTTTATTTCCCCTGAAGTGTTATCGATGCCGGCTCATATCCTGAATATTCTGGATGAAAAAGGCGCGACTTACAGCCTGCATAACAATGTCGATGAAGTGATCCCTGAAGTGGATATTCTGTATATGACTCGCGTTCAAAAAGAGCGCTTAGACCCATCAGAATATGCCAACGTCAAAGCGCAATTTATTCTGCGCGCCCAAGACCTGCACAGTGCCAAAGATAATTTAAAAGTACTGCACCCGCTTCCGCGTATCGATGAAATTACCGTGGATGTCGATAGCACCCCTTACGCTTATTACTTCCAGCAAGCAGGGAATGGGATTTACGCGCGCCAAGCGCTGCTGTCTCTGGTATTAAATAAAGAACTGGCAATCTGA
- a CDS encoding MFS transporter: MQNKIRLLLLSLSLAVFGVITTEVAVIGLLPQLTQQLHITAPQVGFLVSIYAVVVAISGPFITLLLGRFNRKTVLLVIMMLFIISNSIYALTENYHMILVFRVLPALTHAVFFAIALNLAANAMPPEKSAKGVAIVFSGVAVGMVLGLPLSAFIAEAFSLTAAFWFGALTSLLAFMGIAIHVPSTPVTTPLKVREQVAILKRLPVWLCILTVTLIFSAMFASFSYIADYLIKITGFSNNATSTLLVVFGVSGYIGNFIFSHFLQRSQIATTLRYPVLFGMIYFAVWLFGHQPIVMVVLVILWGAFHTSGLIISQSWLMKEANSAPEFANSLYISFSNLGITIGTMIGGWAILYAGIAAIIWVGIAFTVLALFSIWVKVKLTHSVPALACHSLN; encoded by the coding sequence ATGCAAAATAAAATACGTTTATTACTACTCAGCCTGTCACTGGCTGTATTTGGCGTGATCACCACCGAAGTCGCGGTGATTGGTTTATTGCCACAATTAACTCAGCAGCTTCATATCACAGCGCCACAAGTTGGTTTTCTCGTCAGTATCTACGCGGTGGTGGTTGCCATTTCAGGGCCCTTTATCACATTATTGCTCGGGCGTTTTAATCGCAAAACCGTTCTATTGGTCATCATGATGCTATTTATTATTTCCAATAGCATTTATGCCCTCACCGAAAATTATCACATGATTTTAGTGTTTCGAGTCTTACCCGCACTAACCCATGCGGTCTTTTTTGCCATCGCCCTAAACCTTGCTGCCAATGCCATGCCACCCGAAAAATCCGCCAAGGGCGTGGCTATTGTGTTTTCCGGTGTCGCGGTGGGGATGGTTTTGGGGCTGCCGCTCAGTGCCTTTATTGCGGAAGCATTCTCCCTGACTGCCGCCTTTTGGTTCGGCGCTTTAACCAGTTTGCTGGCATTTATGGGAATCGCTATTCATGTACCGTCGACTCCCGTAACTACACCGCTGAAAGTCCGTGAACAAGTGGCGATTTTAAAACGTTTGCCTGTTTGGTTATGCATATTGACGGTGACATTGATTTTCAGTGCGATGTTCGCCAGCTTCAGCTATATCGCCGATTATTTGATTAAAATTACTGGGTTTTCGAACAATGCGACCAGCACGCTATTGGTGGTGTTCGGCGTCAGTGGGTATATCGGTAACTTTATTTTTAGCCACTTTCTACAACGCAGCCAAATTGCGACCACCTTGCGTTACCCCGTGTTATTCGGGATGATTTATTTCGCGGTTTGGCTCTTTGGTCATCAGCCGATAGTGATGGTGGTGTTGGTGATTTTATGGGGTGCTTTCCATACATCTGGTTTAATTATCAGCCAAAGTTGGTTAATGAAAGAAGCCAATTCAGCCCCTGAGTTTGCCAATAGCCTGTATATTTCATTCTCAAATTTAGGGATTACCATTGGCACTATGATCGGTGGCTGGGCAATTTTATATGCGGGGATTGCTGCCATTATTTGGGTGGGAA